A single region of the Syntrophotaleaceae bacterium genome encodes:
- a CDS encoding response regulator: MKKILIVEDEERLAGILADYLRLAGFEPHCLSDGLSVLPWVREQRPVLIVLDLMLPGRDGMDICKEIRSFSDVPVIMVTARVEEIDRLLGLELGADDYVCKPFSPREVVARIKAVLRRTQGRETVQAEGLTLDEATYRAILHGRDLDLTAVEFKLLHFLAANPGRLFSRNQLMEKIYSDQRIVSDRTIDSHIKKLRRKITSVAPDQELIHSVYGVGYKFEIPTDGASGQAL, from the coding sequence ATGAAAAAAATACTGATTGTGGAAGACGAGGAGCGCCTGGCCGGCATCCTGGCGGACTATCTGCGGCTGGCCGGCTTCGAACCCCATTGCCTGAGCGACGGGCTGTCCGTCCTGCCCTGGGTCAGGGAGCAGCGTCCGGTCCTGATCGTACTCGACCTGATGCTGCCCGGCCGTGACGGCATGGACATCTGCAAAGAGATTCGATCCTTTTCGGATGTGCCGGTCATCATGGTCACGGCCAGGGTGGAGGAAATCGATCGCCTTCTCGGACTGGAACTGGGAGCCGATGACTACGTCTGCAAGCCTTTCAGTCCCCGCGAGGTGGTGGCTCGGATCAAGGCAGTGCTGCGCCGCACCCAGGGCAGAGAAACGGTGCAGGCCGAGGGCCTGACCCTCGACGAGGCAACCTATCGCGCCATCCTCCATGGCCGCGACCTGGATTTGACGGCAGTGGAATTCAAACTGCTGCATTTTCTCGCCGCCAACCCCGGGAGACTGTTTTCCCGCAATCAGCTGATGGAAAAAATCTATTCCGACCAGCGCATTGTCAGCGACAGGACCATCGACAGCCATATCAAGAAACTGCGCAGGAAGATCACCTCTGTCGCTCCCGACCAGGAACTGATCCATTCCGTCTATGGTGTCGGGTACAAGTTCGAAATCCCGACTGACGGGGCTTCCGGGCAGGCCCTTTGA